Within the Dialister hominis genome, the region CCGAATACCGCACACCGCTCTTCTGGAAACGTCTGGCTTTCATTATAGCGATTACGATCCTAGGCACTTTCATTTATTCCGTCGGCGTCAATGCCTTCTTCGTCCCGCACCAGTTCCTGGCTGGCGGGCTGACAGGTATCGCCATGATTGTATACTACCTGACCGGCATTCCGATCGGCGTCACGAACCTTGTCCTGAACCTCCCAATCCTCGGTCTTTCCCTGAAATTCATGGGGAAATTTTACACCATCATCACGATCCTCGGGACCGTTCTCCTTTCCCTTTTCATCGACCTCACGGCCTTCCTGGCTGACTACCACGTCGTCAAGGACCCGATCGTCGCTGCCATCTCCGGCGGTGTCGTCCTGGGCGTCGCCATGGGTATCCTTTACCGTTACAACAGCAACACCGGCGGCCTCGACGTCATCGGTGCCATCATCAAGAAGTACTACAACCTGGAAATCGGCTACGTCGTCTTCGCACTGAACTTCATCATCGTCATGGCCAGTGCATGGATCTTCGCTCTGGAACCAGCCATCTGCACCCTGATCGGCATGTACATCAATGCGAACCTCGCCAGCCGTCTCGTCCTTGGTTTTGCCCAGAGAAAAGCAGCCTTCATCGTCTCCGACAAGCCGCTTGAAATCTCTGATGCCATCCTGCGCACCATCCACCACGGCGCGACCCTCCTCTACGGCCAGGGCGCTTTCTCCGGCGCTGACAAGAAAATTATCTTCGCCATCGTCGACCTCACCCAGGTCACCCGCGTCCGCCACCTCGTAGAAGACATCGACCCGCACGCCTTCGTCTTCCTCATGAACACCACCGACGTCATCGGAAGAGGCTTCACCAGCCCCCTCGCCGCCGGCCGCAATATCCCCCAGTCCATCCGCTACACCTGCGACGAAAAAGGCGACGTCGTCCCCACCCGCATGTGGCAGTTCGAAATGGACGCAGAAGCCCATCCCTACAAAGGCGAACAAACACCACCCAAAGTCGACCAGAAATAAAAATGAAGGATGTACACGACAAAATGTACATCCTTTTTTGATGCAGGGAGGATGATCCTGCGAGCGAGGCGAAATACTCGCCTTCCCAGACGGGGAAGTATGCCTTTGACCTTGCTCTGGAAGAGAAGGTCAAAGGCATCCATTTTTACAGTCCCTTTTCCTCTTGACTGAAGTCTGCTTTCACTTTTTATAATAAAGGAAAAGACTACTGAAGGAGGCTCTCATGAACGAATCAAAGGTACCTTACATCACACTTTCAGACGGCGGGATGATCCCGCAGCTTGGTTTTGGCACATGGACACTCAGGGATGATGCTGAAGATGCGGTGGATACAGCCATCAAAGCAGGCTACCGTCTCATTGACACCGCATCCATGTATGGCAATGAAGAAGCCGTCGGCCGCGGCATCCGGAAGAGCGGCATCGATAGGGAATCCCTCTTCGTCACAACGAAGATCACGCCAAGTGAAATGAGCCAGCGCCCGCAGAGCCAGTGGATTGAAGAGAGCCTTGAAAGGCTCGACATCGGCTGGATCGACCTCATGCTCTTCCACTGGCCGGCAGCGAACGAAAAGTATCACAGAGAAACATGGGACGTCCTGGAAGAATACGCAGCCAAAGGCCTCATCAAGCACCTCGGCGTATCGAATTTCAACCCGCGCCAGATCGACGACCTCCTCATCCACGGCCATCTTCCGCCCGTCGTCAATCAGATCGAGCTCTATCCCTACCGCCAGCAGATCGGGAACGTCAAAGCAGACGGTGAAAGAAACATCGCCATCGAATGCTATTCCCCTTTGGCCGAAGGAAGAGCCGCCAAAGATCCCGTCCTTGAAGAAATCGCCAAAGCCCACGGAAAAACCGCCGCGCAGGTCACCCTCCGCTGGGAAATCCAGAAAGGTTTCATCACCATCCCCAAAGGCAGGAACCCCGCCCACATCCAGAGCAACATGGACATCTGGGACTTTGCGCTGACAGAAAAGGAAATGGAAACCATCGCCTCCCTCAACGAATACACCAGCACCGACCCCGAAGACTCACCGTGGTGAGACTGCCGAGGAGCATGCATTCTCGAGAGCGCCGCTAACACTTGCCTTCCCAGACGGGGAAAGGGAACCGCGTGCGGTGGATAGGGTTGATTATTGACAGCCGAAGGCTGGTTGTATGGTTTTCTGCTTTCCTATGACTCCGTACACTTGCATTAGATATTCTTTTAATCTTATCCCACCGCAAAAAGAGGCTGCAGAAATGATTGCACATTCCTGCAGCCTCTTTTTAATATTCCCTACACTTCCAAATCTTCAATTCTTTTTATGGTGTCTTCTCGAATTTCTCTGTATCCTGCGTGGCCGTCCTGACGGAAGAGGATGGCGCCCTTTCCTACTCTTTCTTCCGTGCTGACGTAAGCGCCGAAGAAGCCGGCGATGTCTTCGCCTGTCCAGAGGTAGAGGCGTACTTTATGGTTGACGTGGCTTGCCATTTCCTTTTCGGGGATGATTCTCGGCGCCTGGATTTCGCCGAGGCCGTCGTCATCGAGTTTCTTGAGACGGATGAGCCAGCGGCGGACGGAGCCGTTCCGCATGAATTCGGTGAGGCTTCCTCCGTAGGATTTCTCTGCTTCCACGGCCGCGACGAGAAGGGCCATGATGGTACGGGAGTCGAGGTTTCCGACTTCGGCTTCGCTCATGGATTTCGCGCTCCATGTAATGTGGGATTCCCAGAGGATATCGCGGAAGTCATCGAGTTTCAGTTCAGGATGAGCAGCTTTGAAATCTTCAATGGTCCTCATGAAGCTCTGGCCGGCAGCGGAGTAGGATGCTTCGATTTCCGCATCCTCGTCTTTCTTTCTGGCCGTGATAGCCCATGTGCCTACGCCCAGGCGGTCGAGGTCGTCGAGGTATCTTGTAATTTTTTGGAAAGCCCTGCCATGCCCGGCGGATTTCCTTCGTTTCTGTGCCAGCAACGTCTCGAAGCGGTCGACGACTTCGAGCATGTCTTCAGGTAGGCGGTGGCGGCATTCGGCTATGAGGTCGACGGGAATGATGTAGTAGGCCGATGCCATGGCGCCTGTCATCGCTCCGCTGGAGTCGGTATTGCCGCCTAAGAAAATGACGGTGCGGAGGGCGTCTTCAAAATTTTTGGATTCGAGGAAGGCAGTGATGGCTTGAGGAACCGTTTCCTTGCAGGATTCCTGATGTTCGTAGGTCTTGCGGATTTCTGCGCAGCTGCGGCTCAGGTCATAGCCGAAGATCCTCTGGACGTAGTCCTTGATTTCCTCTTTCGTCGAGCCTGTTCTTGCCATGTAGACGACGGAGGCGACGGCGTCGGCGCCTCGGATGCTGTCCGGATTGACGTGCGTCGTCATGGCGGAGAGGCGTGCCATTTTTCTTGTCTCGTCGATCGTGTCGTAGAGCCAGCCGATGCAGGAAATGCTCATAGCCGCATCGACAGTATCGACGTCGAGGGGCTTGTGATCCTTGAAGAGCCAGCGGAGGTACTGCGCGCTGTAGCCTGCCTTGGGGTATTTCCTGCCCCAGCGCAGCATCGTCTCGGCGATGCATTTCTGGATCTCCTTGTCGCTTTCTCCTTCTGAATCCATCAGGGCTTCCGCCACAGCGACTGTCATGACGGTATCATCGGTGTAGGTCGACTCCGCAGTAAAAAGCGGGAAATCCTTCGTCTTTTCACCCCTGTCGAACTCATAAGGCGCGCCGATCATATCGCCCAAAGCTGCTCCGTACATCGCACTGCCTCCTTCTGAAATGCGCTTGTCGCATCTCGATTGCACTCTATGTCATCTTAATCATAGCACGGAAAAGCGCCGGCTGCTCTTAGTTTATTTCTATATTTTCCCCTTATTTTTTAAGAAATTGATAACCTCCTGTTTGACTCATTCCTGCATGAAAAAAGAGCCCGAAACCAGGAAGATAGTTTCAGAGCTCTACTTGATGCCGGCAACGACGGTCGCGATGATGATGAGTGCCATGCCTGTCAGTTCGTACATGCCAAATGTCATGCTGAAGAGGAGGAAGGAAAAGATGACGGAGGAAACTGGTTCGAGCGCCGAGATGATGCTTCCTCTTGACGGAGAGACGTAGGCAACGCCGCCCAGGTAGAAGACGAAGGATAGGATGGTACCGAAAACGACGACGTAGGCAAATGCCAGAAGCGTGTTCGTATCGACGACGCCGGTGAAGGTGGTCATAAGCGTCACGGGCATGAGGACAAGGGATCCGAGGAACATGCCCCAGCCGACGACGACGGGCTCGCTGTATTTCAGGATGAGGCCGACCGGGGAAATCGTGTAAAGCGCGCAGACAAAGGCGGAAAGGAGGCCCCAGAAGAGCGCCTCGGGAGGAAGCGCCAGAGACGTCAGGTCTCCGGCTGTCGCGATGAGGACCGTACCGACGATGGCGAAAACGGCACAGAAGACTTCCTTCCCCCGCGGAAGCCGTTTTTCACGCATGCAGTACCACATGATGATGAGGACCGGCATGATGTATTCGAGAACCGTCGCGGCCGCCGCGTTGCTGACCTTGATGCAGGCGAAGTAGCAATACTGCGTCCCCAGCATGCCGAGGCATCCGAAGATGATGAGCCGCAGCCTTTCGGCTGAACTTTTCTAGACGGAAACAATGCCCTTCCCCATCAGATGGGAAATAAGAAGGAGGAGCGATCCGGCAACGAAGAGGCGGAAGAATGTCAGCCACTCCGGAGATATGC harbors:
- a CDS encoding DMT family transporter — translated: MLGTQYCYFACIKVSNAAAATVLEYIMPVLIIMWYCMREKRLPRGKEVFCAVFAIVGTVLIATAGDLTSLALPPEALFWGLLSAFVCALYTISPVGLILKYSEPVVVGWGMFLGSLVLMPVTLMTTFTGVVDTNTLLAFAYVVVFGTILSFVFYLGGVAYVSPSRGSIISALEPVSSVIFSFLLFSMTFGMYELTGMALIIIATVVAGIK
- a CDS encoding ADP-ribosylglycohydrolase family protein; this translates as MYGAALGDMIGAPYEFDRGEKTKDFPLFTAESTYTDDTVMTVAVAEALMDSEGESDKEIQKCIAETMLRWGRKYPKAGYSAQYLRWLFKDHKPLDVDTVDAAMSISCIGWLYDTIDETRKMARLSAMTTHVNPDSIRGADAVASVVYMARTGSTKEEIKDYVQRIFGYDLSRSCAEIRKTYEHQESCKETVPQAITAFLESKNFEDALRTVIFLGGNTDSSGAMTGAMASAYYIIPVDLIAECRHRLPEDMLEVVDRFETLLAQKRRKSAGHGRAFQKITRYLDDLDRLGVGTWAITARKKDEDAEIEASYSAAGQSFMRTIEDFKAAHPELKLDDFRDILWESHITWSAKSMSEAEVGNLDSRTIMALLVAAVEAEKSYGGSLTEFMRNGSVRRWLIRLKKLDDDGLGEIQAPRIIPEKEMASHVNHKVRLYLWTGEDIAGFFGAYVSTEERVGKGAILFRQDGHAGYREIREDTIKRIEDLEV
- a CDS encoding EamA family transporter yields the protein MANLSSHGVLLVAAGSILWGSSGIAGQYILQGQGISPEWLTFFRLFVAGSLLLLISHLMGKGIVSV
- a CDS encoding YitT family protein codes for the protein MAALSMSEYRTPLFWKRLAFIIAITILGTFIYSVGVNAFFVPHQFLAGGLTGIAMIVYYLTGIPIGVTNLVLNLPILGLSLKFMGKFYTIITILGTVLLSLFIDLTAFLADYHVVKDPIVAAISGGVVLGVAMGILYRYNSNTGGLDVIGAIIKKYYNLEIGYVVFALNFIIVMASAWIFALEPAICTLIGMYINANLASRLVLGFAQRKAAFIVSDKPLEISDAILRTIHHGATLLYGQGAFSGADKKIIFAIVDLTQVTRVRHLVEDIDPHAFVFLMNTTDVIGRGFTSPLAAGRNIPQSIRYTCDEKGDVVPTRMWQFEMDAEAHPYKGEQTPPKVDQK
- a CDS encoding aldo/keto reductase — translated: MNESKVPYITLSDGGMIPQLGFGTWTLRDDAEDAVDTAIKAGYRLIDTASMYGNEEAVGRGIRKSGIDRESLFVTTKITPSEMSQRPQSQWIEESLERLDIGWIDLMLFHWPAANEKYHRETWDVLEEYAAKGLIKHLGVSNFNPRQIDDLLIHGHLPPVVNQIELYPYRQQIGNVKADGERNIAIECYSPLAEGRAAKDPVLEEIAKAHGKTAAQVTLRWEIQKGFITIPKGRNPAHIQSNMDIWDFALTEKEMETIASLNEYTSTDPEDSPW